A segment of the Micromonospora sediminicola genome:
ATGGCGGCCATCGTCACGGTCGAGGGCAAGAACATCGCCACCCCGAAGGACCTCGAGGGCAAGAAGCTCGCCGACACCCCGACCTCCGTCGTGCGCAACCTCTTCCCGACGTACGCCCGGCTGGCCGGCATCGACGGCAGCAAGGTGACCTGGGTCAACGGTGAGGCGCAGGGCCTGATCGGCATGCTCGGCTCGGGCTCGGTGGACGGCATCGGCCAGTTCGTCGTCGGCCAGCCGACGGTCGAGGCGGTGGCCAAGAAGAAGCCGGTCGTGCTGCCTTACAGCAACGTGATGCAGGACCTCTACGGCAACGCGCTGATCACCTCCACGAAGATCGCCAAGGAGAAGCCGGAGATGGTCAAGAAGTTCACGGCCGCTCTGCTCAAGGGCCTGGAGTACTCCCTGGAGCACCCGGAGGAGGCGGGCGAGATCCTGAAGAAGAACGTGCCGGCCGCGAACCCGGGCGCGTCCGCCGCGGAGCTGCAGCTGATGGCCGCGTACGTCCGGTCGAGCAACTCCGGCACCGCGATCGGCACGCTGGACAGCGGCCGGGTGGCCAAGAGCATCGCGCTGCTGCAGGGCGCGGGCGCGCTCAAGCAGAACCTCACCCCGGACCAGATCATCGACTTCAACCTCGCGCCGAAGGCCTGACCGGTCGGCTCGGGTCACGGGGGTGCGCCCCGCCGGAACACCCGGTGGGGCGCACCCCCTTCGCGTGCCGGTCGTCCTGACCGGCCGAGAGAGGAGGACACGTTGACGCAGTTGACCGAGGCCCGGCCGGGGGCGCCGGAGGAGCCGGCCCCGACCGCGCGGCCCCGTCGCGGCCCGGCGGTACGCCCGGCGGCGGTCGGGTTGCCGGCGCTGGGGCTGGTCATCGCGGTGGCCGCCTGGTGGCTGGTCACCTCGGGGCTGCACCTGGTGCACCCGGTGGCGTTGCCGCCGCCGCAGGACGTGGCCCGCTCGCTGGCCGCCACCACCGACGTGCTGCTGCCGGCGCTGGGCATCACCACCTGGATGACCCTCGCCGGCTTCCTGCTCTCGGCGGCCGTCGGCGTGCTGATCGGGATGGCGCTGGCCGCGTCCCGCCGGGTGGAGCGGATGTTCGCGCCGCTGCTGGTGGCGGTGAACGCGGTCCCGAAGATCGCCTTCGGTCCGCTGCTCGTGGTGGCCGTGGGTTTCGGCCAGAAACCCATCCTGACGATGGTGTTCCTGCTCTGCTTCTTCCCGATCGTGCTCTCCACCGCCACCGGGCTGACCACCACCCCGGCCGACCTGGCGGAGCTGGGCCGGTCGCTCAACGCGTCCTGGTGGCAGTCGTTCCGCAAGGTGCGTTTCCCGGCCGCCCTGCCGCAGATCTTCGTCGGCCTCAAGGTGGCCATGCCGCTGGCCGCGATCGGCGCGGTGATCGGGGAGTTCTACTCGGACCGGCCCGGCCTGGGCTACCAGATCCTGCAGTACAACGGCGTCGGCGACACCGCGACCGCCTGGGCGGCCATCGTGCTGGTGGCGCTGATGAGCATCGTGCTCTACGCGGTGCTGAGCCTGATCGAGCGCCTCGCCCTGCCCTGGGTCCGGGCCACCACCTCCGCCCGCTGACCCACCCCGAGGGGAGGTGGGCCCCGGCGCCGGGGCCCACACCCCCACGGTGACTACCCGGCGAGCCGCCAGCGACCACCACGAGCGACAAGCGTCGTCAACGCCTGCGGCATCAGCCCGGAGTGGTTGTCCGGGGTCATCCGGATCGGCCCGGAGAGGCCGTCGAGCTGTGCGGTCTCCAGGACGTCGCGCAGCGCGTCCCGGTTCACCTCGCCCGGCTTCCCGCCGGCGCGCTGCTCGGCGTCGGCGATGAGCTGCACCGCGTCCGCGGCGAACGAGGAGAAGCCGTTGTAGCCACCGAACCGGGCGGTGTAGTCCTGGAACCACTGCCGGCGGGCGGCCTTGGCCGGGGTGGTGGCGATGACGTCGTCGATCACCATCGTCTGGGTGAAGATGAGCGTGGCCTGCTCGGTGGAGCGGGCCGACGGGCCCAGGAACAGGTCACCGGCGGCCGAGGCGTCGAAGAAGAACGAGCCGCCGAACTTGCTCTGCCGGGCGGTGGTGGCGGCCAGCGTCGCCTGCTCCGGCGTGGTCCAGAGGACCAGGGCCTGCGGCTTCTTGGCGATCAGGTCGCTGATCTGGGTGCTCACCTCGGTGTCGGTGGTGCGCACCGACTCGGCGCCGACGAGCCGTACCGAGGTCTTGCCGAACTCGCGCCGCAGCGCGGTCAGCCCCTCCTGGCCGTAGCCGTCGGCGCTGTGCAGCACGGCCACCTTGCGGATCTGACGCCGGCTCAGTTCGGTGGTGAGCGCCGCCGCGCTGTCGGCCGCATTCGGCGCGAGCTTGAAGACGTATCGGCGCTGGCCGACCGGCTCGGTGACCGCGCCGGCGGAGGCGAGCGCGATGGTGGGAATGCGCTTGTCGCCGATCGTGCGGGCGGCGCCGACGGCGCATTCGTTGCAACTGCCCATGATGACGGCGCTCACCTGTGCGTCACCACTGAAATCGTTGATGTTCCGCAAGGACTCGGCCGCGTCGGAGCG
Coding sequences within it:
- a CDS encoding ABC transporter substrate-binding protein, which codes for MSPIRSARIAVLASAVLATTLTGCGIGGEPQDTSPIVIAADLELSGASAPIGKVYQRALELKVDQLNASGALGGRQIKLRVKDNRSDAAESLRNINDFSGDAQVSAVIMGSCNECAVGAARTIGDKRIPTIALASAGAVTEPVGQRRYVFKLAPNAADSAAALTTELSRRQIRKVAVLHSADGYGQEGLTALRREFGKTSVRLVGAESVRTTDTEVSTQISDLIAKKPQALVLWTTPEQATLAATTARQSKFGGSFFFDASAAGDLFLGPSARSTEQATLIFTQTMVIDDVIATTPAKAARRQWFQDYTARFGGYNGFSSFAADAVQLIADAEQRAGGKPGEVNRDALRDVLETAQLDGLSGPIRMTPDNHSGLMPQALTTLVARGGRWRLAG
- a CDS encoding ABC transporter permease, which encodes MTQLTEARPGAPEEPAPTARPRRGPAVRPAAVGLPALGLVIAVAAWWLVTSGLHLVHPVALPPPQDVARSLAATTDVLLPALGITTWMTLAGFLLSAAVGVLIGMALAASRRVERMFAPLLVAVNAVPKIAFGPLLVVAVGFGQKPILTMVFLLCFFPIVLSTATGLTTTPADLAELGRSLNASWWQSFRKVRFPAALPQIFVGLKVAMPLAAIGAVIGEFYSDRPGLGYQILQYNGVGDTATAWAAIVLVALMSIVLYAVLSLIERLALPWVRATTSAR
- a CDS encoding ABC transporter substrate-binding protein, which encodes MRRLTRTVAAAALATALALVGGCSSDSDKSEGGGGNGAALEKVTYLTSFGNFGRDSYAWVAKDKGFFKEAGFDVDIKPGQGTGSVIQTITGGQADFGPIDLTGGILQLGNGQAKDFVAVAAIQQRTMAAIVTVEGKNIATPKDLEGKKLADTPTSVVRNLFPTYARLAGIDGSKVTWVNGEAQGLIGMLGSGSVDGIGQFVVGQPTVEAVAKKKPVVLPYSNVMQDLYGNALITSTKIAKEKPEMVKKFTAALLKGLEYSLEHPEEAGEILKKNVPAANPGASAAELQLMAAYVRSSNSGTAIGTLDSGRVAKSIALLQGAGALKQNLTPDQIIDFNLAPKA